The following are encoded in a window of bacterium genomic DNA:
- a CDS encoding CoA protein activase produces the protein MKAAFAHMGHIDVNLGAWVRHLGIELQQPPKPTMQSLAAGVRHSPEQICIPFKANLGDQIAALESGVDL, from the coding sequence ATGAAGGCCGCCTTCGCGCACATGGGGCACATCGACGTCAACCTCGGCGCCTGGGTGCGCCACCTCGGCATCGAGCTGCAACAGCCGCCGAAGCCGACGATGCAGAGCCTCGCCGCGGGTGTCCGTCACTCGCCCGAGCAGATCTGCATCCCCTTCAAGGCGAACCTGGGCGACCAGATCGCGGCCCTCGAAAGCGGCGTCGATCTG